The following are from one region of the Nicotiana tabacum cultivar K326 chromosome 3, ASM71507v2, whole genome shotgun sequence genome:
- the LOC107766876 gene encoding strigolactones hydrolase CXE15-like, with protein sequence MVHEKQVIEEVSGWLRVFEDGSVDRTWTGPLEVKFMAEPVPPHDDFIDGVAVKDVVADEKSGSRLRIYLPERNDNSVNKLPVIFHFHGGGFCISQADWFMYYTVYTRLVRVANAIIVSVFIPLAPEHRLPAACDAGFDALLWLRDLSRKQGHEPWLNDHADFNRVFLIGDSSGGNIVHQVAVKSGEVNLSPMRLAGALPIHPGFVRSYRSKSELEQEQTPFLNLDMVDEFLGLALPVGSNKDHPITCPMGDAAPAVKELNLPPYLYCVAEKDLIKDTEMEFYEAMKKGEKDVELFINNGVGHSFYLNKIAVKMDPVTGSETEKLLESGSIKGEYLSNCFFFSFWSTLSICLEKEAQVSNRTRQLMLISKQKEGEEKQNFQLLLCSQVSFSSKPLSLSSGSKLLVSLSGFWFPFLCSLVLSLTSWCLTSFLKSIPHEIPPDSPPSIIVMVYPFIKLNEYGQHEYVLTAHAVKFALIH encoded by the exons atgGTTCATGAAAAGCAAGTGATAGAGGAAGTATCCGGCTGGCTTAGAGTTTTCGAAGACGGTTCAGTAGACCGGACTTGGACCGGTCCACTCGAAGTCAAATTCATGGCCGAGCCAGTCCCGCCACATGACGACTTCATCGACGGCGTTGCCGTCAAAGATGTAGTCGCCGACGAAAAATCCGGCAGCCGTCTCCGCATCTACTTACCTGAACGAAACGACAATTCCGTCAACAAGCTTCCCGTCATTTTTCACTTCCACGGCGGCGGCTTTTGTATCAGCCAAGCCGATTGGTTCATGTACTACACTGTCTACACGCGCCTAGTGCGCGTGGCCAACGCAATCATTGTCTCCGTCTTCATCCCCCTCGCGCCGGAGCACCGCCTCCCCGCGGCCTGTGATGCCGGTTTCGATGCCCTCCTCTGGCTCAGGGACCTTTCCCGGAAGCAAGGACACGAGCCCTGGCTCAACGATCACGCAGATTTCAACCGAGTATTCCTCATCGGAGACAGCTCCGGCGGGAACATAGTCCACCAAGTCGCCGTCAAATCCGGCGAGGTAAACTTATCTCCAATGCGACTGGCCGGCGCACTTCCGATCCATCCAGGTTTCGTGCGGTCCTATCGGAGCAAATCGGAGCTAGAACAAGAGCAAACGCCGTTTTTAAATTTAGATATGGTGGATGAATTTCTAGGGTTAGCTTTACCTGTAGGGAGCAATAAGGATCATCCAATAACATGTCCGATGGGAGATGCGGCGCCGGCGGTGAAGGAGCTTAATTTGCCGCCTTATTTGTACTGTGTAGCGGAGAAAGATCTGATAAAGGACACTGAAATGGAGTTTTACGAAGCTATGAAAAAGGGAGAAAAGGACGTAGAGCTGTTTATAAACAATGGAGTGGGACATAGCTTTTATCTGAACAAAATTGCTGTTAAAATGGACCCTGTAACTGGTTCTGAAACTGAAAAGCTTTTAGAATCAGGAAGCATTAAAGGAGAATATTTGtcgaattgtttttttttttctttttggtcaaCTTTGTCGATTTGTTTGG AGAAAGAAGCCCAAGTTTCGAATAGAACAAGACagttaatgctgatttcaaaacaaaaggAAGGTGAAGAAAAGCAGAATTTTCAGCTTCTTCTTTGCTCTCAAGTTTCTTTTAGTTCCAAACCCCTTTCCCTCTCTTCTGGTTCTAAACTCTTGGTCTCTCTTTCTGGTTTTTGGTTCCCTTTCCTCTGTTCTTTGGTTCTGTCTTTAACCTCTTGGTGTCTCACCTCTTTTCTG AAAAGTATTCCCCATGAGATTCCTCCTGACAGCCCTCCTTCCATTATTGTAATGGTTTATCCTTTTATTAAACTAAATGAGTATGGGCAGCATGAGTatgtcctgacagcacatgctgtcaagtttGCTTTAATTCATTAA